A single window of Solenopsis invicta isolate M01_SB chromosome 3, UNIL_Sinv_3.0, whole genome shotgun sequence DNA harbors:
- the LOC105203578 gene encoding atlastin isoform X1, whose translation MAERKFITPRRKRIVDPSGSRPSERSNVPKEPARPPRMRTQQTAYVTPAHNSAFGNGTQRSVLCVEAQQKPTEKAPMTTLDENVNRVPRQQHKTDDNMDHLGKIDRIERLSPMNAQMQDADGGRPVQVVLAHPDHTFELDEDALSEILLHDDVKDRSVVVVSVAGAFRKGKSFLLDFFLRYMDNKYTLHSDTDTWLGAEDEPLSGFSWRGGSERDTTGILMWSKVYPTTLANGEKIAVILMDTQGAFDSQSTVRDCATVFALSTMLSSVQIYNLSQNIQEDDLQHLQLFTEYGRLALESSDSTPFQRLQFLVRDWVYPYEADYGANGGKKLLDKRLEISDRQHPELQSLRKHIKSCFSDISCFLMPHPGLEIATNPKFDGRLSEIQTEFKKQLKVLIPMILAPENLVTKKINGQVVKAKDLLEYFKSYINLYKGDELPEPKSMLVATAEANNLTAVAEAKDLYLQMMDNVCGGTKPFLATAHLESEHQHCVDSALRQFQNKRKMGGEEFSQIYMEKLIKDMDESFSQFKAHNESKNIFKAARTPAVFFAIAVTMYVLSGIFGLVGLYTLANICNLIMGIGLLTLVLWAYIRYSGEFREIGTQIDDLASTIWENCTNEKRYLKKFMKPLYQQFVEKSVSVAVAQAAELAVTNSTLNATVTANGKPKLL comes from the exons ATGGCCGAGAGAAAATTCATAACGCCGAGACGGAAGCGGATCGTCGACCCTTCTGGGTCAAGGCCGTCAGAAAGGTCGAATGTACCGAAGGAACCGGCGAGACCACCGAGAATGAGGACGCAGCAGACCGCATATGTGACACCGGCTCACAATTCTGCTTTCGGAAATGGCACGCAACGTAGCGTGTTGTGTGTGGAAGCACAGCAGAAGCCGA CCGAGAAGGCCCCGATGACGACCCTCGACGAGAACGTGAATCGTGTACCACGACAACAGCACAAGACAGACGACAATATGG ATCATCTAGGAAAGATCGATCGGATAGAAAGGCTGTCACCGATGAATGCACAGATGCAAGACGCGGATGGTGGACGGCCTGTCCAAGTGGTACTTGCCCATCCAGATCATACCTTCGAATTAGATGAAGATGCATTGTCAGAAATTCTCCTACATGATGACGTGAAAGATAGAAGTGTGGTTGTAGTATCTGTTGCAGGTGCTTTTAGAAAAGGCAAAAGTTTCCTTCTTGATTTCTTTCTTCGTTACATGGACAACAAG TACACGCTACACAGTGATACCGATACCTGGTTGGGCGCCGAGGACGAACCACTAAGTGGTTTTTCATGGAGGGGTGGTTCTGAAAGAGATACCACAGGAATTTTGATGTGGTCGAAAGTTTACCCCACTACGTTGGCGAACGGTGAAAAAATCGCTGTGATTCTTATGGACACTCAAGGCGCTTTCGACAGTCAGTCAACTGTGCGGGACTGCGCGACAGTGTTCGCGTTAAGCACGATGCTGTCCTCTGtacaaatatacaatttatcgCAAAACATTCAGGAGGATGATTTACAGCATCTACAGTTGTTCACTGAATACGGTAGATTGGCATTGGAAAGTTCCGACAGCACGCCCTTCCAGAGGCTGCAGTTCTTGGTTAGAGACTGGGTTTATCCGTACGAGGCCGATTACGGCGCGAACGGTGGGAAGAAACTACTCGACAAGAGATTGGAAATTTCTGATAGGCAACATCCTGAATTGCAAAGCTTGCGAAAACACATTAAGTCTTGTTTTTCGGACATTTCGTGTTTCCTCATGCCGCATCCCGGTCTCGAGATCGCGACGAATCCGAAATTTGATGGTAGATTATCTGAGATACAGACCGAATTCAAGAAACAATTAAAAGTGCTCATACCGATGATACTGGCGCCCGAAAATTTGGTGACCAAGAAAATCAACGGCCAAGTCGTGAAAGCGAAAGATCTGTTGGAATATTTCAAGAGTTACATCAATCTTTACAAGGGGGATGAACTTCCTGAACCAAAAAGCATGCTTGTG GCCACGGCGGAAGCTAACAACTTAACTGCTGTAGCAGAAGCTAAGGATTTGTACCTTCAGATGATGGACAACGTGTGCGGTGGAACGAAACCGTTTTTAGCGACTGCTCACTTAGAATCTGAACATCAACACTGCGTGGATTCAGCTCTTCGTCAATTTCAAAACAAACGAAAGATGGGCGGAGAAGAATTCAGTCAAATATAtatggaaaaattaattaag GACATGGATGAATCTTTCTCGCAATTTAAGGCGCACAatgaaagcaaaaatatttttaaagcagCGCGAACGCCAGCAGTGTTTTTCGCAATTGCCGTTACCATGTACGTTTTATCTGGAATATTTGGTCTTGTTGGTCTGTACACGTTAGCGAATATATGTAATCTCATCATGGGTATTGGTTTGCTCACGCTCGTCTTATGGGCATATATAAG GTATAGTGGAGAATTCAGAGAAATTGGAACGCAAATAGATGACTTAGCTAGTACAATATGGGAAAAT TGTACTAATGAAAAACGATATTTGAAAAAG TTCATGAAGCCACTCTACCAACAATTCGTGGAGAAGTCCGTATCTGTAGCGGTGGCGCAGGCTGCTGAATTAGCGGTAACAAATTCAACATTGAACGCCACTGTGACTGCCAATGGCAAGCCTAAATTATTATAA
- the LOC105203578 gene encoding atlastin isoform X2 — MAERKFITPRRKRIVDPSGSRPSERSNVPKEPARPPRMRTQQTAYVTPAHNSAFGNGTQRSVLCVEAQQKPTEKAPMTTLDENVNRVPRQQHKTDDNMDHLGKIDRIERLSPMNAQMQDADGGRPVQVVLAHPDHTFELDEDALSEILLHDDVKDRSVVVVSVAGAFRKGKSFLLDFFLRYMDNKYTLHSDTDTWLGAEDEPLSGFSWRGGSERDTTGILMWSKVYPTTLANGEKIAVILMDTQGAFDSQSTVRDCATVFALSTMLSSVQIYNLSQNIQEDDLQHLQLFTEYGRLALESSDSTPFQRLQFLVRDWVYPYEADYGANGGKKLLDKRLEISDRQHPELQSLRKHIKSCFSDISCFLMPHPGLEIATNPKFDGRLSEIQTEFKKQLKVLIPMILAPENLVTKKINGQVVKAKDLLEYFKSYINLYKGDELPEPKSMLVATAEANNLTAVAEAKDLYLQMMDNVCGGTKPFLATAHLESEHQHCVDSALRQFQNKRKMGGEEFSQIYMEKLIKDMDESFSQFKAHNESKNIFKAARTPAVFFAIAVTMYVLSGIFGLVGLYTLANICNLIMGIGLLTLVLWAYIRYSGEFREIGTQIDDLASTIWENFMKPLYQQFVEKSVSVAVAQAAELAVTNSTLNATVTANGKPKLL; from the exons ATGGCCGAGAGAAAATTCATAACGCCGAGACGGAAGCGGATCGTCGACCCTTCTGGGTCAAGGCCGTCAGAAAGGTCGAATGTACCGAAGGAACCGGCGAGACCACCGAGAATGAGGACGCAGCAGACCGCATATGTGACACCGGCTCACAATTCTGCTTTCGGAAATGGCACGCAACGTAGCGTGTTGTGTGTGGAAGCACAGCAGAAGCCGA CCGAGAAGGCCCCGATGACGACCCTCGACGAGAACGTGAATCGTGTACCACGACAACAGCACAAGACAGACGACAATATGG ATCATCTAGGAAAGATCGATCGGATAGAAAGGCTGTCACCGATGAATGCACAGATGCAAGACGCGGATGGTGGACGGCCTGTCCAAGTGGTACTTGCCCATCCAGATCATACCTTCGAATTAGATGAAGATGCATTGTCAGAAATTCTCCTACATGATGACGTGAAAGATAGAAGTGTGGTTGTAGTATCTGTTGCAGGTGCTTTTAGAAAAGGCAAAAGTTTCCTTCTTGATTTCTTTCTTCGTTACATGGACAACAAG TACACGCTACACAGTGATACCGATACCTGGTTGGGCGCCGAGGACGAACCACTAAGTGGTTTTTCATGGAGGGGTGGTTCTGAAAGAGATACCACAGGAATTTTGATGTGGTCGAAAGTTTACCCCACTACGTTGGCGAACGGTGAAAAAATCGCTGTGATTCTTATGGACACTCAAGGCGCTTTCGACAGTCAGTCAACTGTGCGGGACTGCGCGACAGTGTTCGCGTTAAGCACGATGCTGTCCTCTGtacaaatatacaatttatcgCAAAACATTCAGGAGGATGATTTACAGCATCTACAGTTGTTCACTGAATACGGTAGATTGGCATTGGAAAGTTCCGACAGCACGCCCTTCCAGAGGCTGCAGTTCTTGGTTAGAGACTGGGTTTATCCGTACGAGGCCGATTACGGCGCGAACGGTGGGAAGAAACTACTCGACAAGAGATTGGAAATTTCTGATAGGCAACATCCTGAATTGCAAAGCTTGCGAAAACACATTAAGTCTTGTTTTTCGGACATTTCGTGTTTCCTCATGCCGCATCCCGGTCTCGAGATCGCGACGAATCCGAAATTTGATGGTAGATTATCTGAGATACAGACCGAATTCAAGAAACAATTAAAAGTGCTCATACCGATGATACTGGCGCCCGAAAATTTGGTGACCAAGAAAATCAACGGCCAAGTCGTGAAAGCGAAAGATCTGTTGGAATATTTCAAGAGTTACATCAATCTTTACAAGGGGGATGAACTTCCTGAACCAAAAAGCATGCTTGTG GCCACGGCGGAAGCTAACAACTTAACTGCTGTAGCAGAAGCTAAGGATTTGTACCTTCAGATGATGGACAACGTGTGCGGTGGAACGAAACCGTTTTTAGCGACTGCTCACTTAGAATCTGAACATCAACACTGCGTGGATTCAGCTCTTCGTCAATTTCAAAACAAACGAAAGATGGGCGGAGAAGAATTCAGTCAAATATAtatggaaaaattaattaag GACATGGATGAATCTTTCTCGCAATTTAAGGCGCACAatgaaagcaaaaatatttttaaagcagCGCGAACGCCAGCAGTGTTTTTCGCAATTGCCGTTACCATGTACGTTTTATCTGGAATATTTGGTCTTGTTGGTCTGTACACGTTAGCGAATATATGTAATCTCATCATGGGTATTGGTTTGCTCACGCTCGTCTTATGGGCATATATAAG GTATAGTGGAGAATTCAGAGAAATTGGAACGCAAATAGATGACTTAGCTAGTACAATATGGGAAAAT TTCATGAAGCCACTCTACCAACAATTCGTGGAGAAGTCCGTATCTGTAGCGGTGGCGCAGGCTGCTGAATTAGCGGTAACAAATTCAACATTGAACGCCACTGTGACTGCCAATGGCAAGCCTAAATTATTATAA
- the LOC105203578 gene encoding atlastin isoform X3: MAERKFITPRRKRIVDPSGSRPSERSNVPKEPARPPRMRTQQTAYVTPAHNSAFGNGTQRSVLCVEAQQKPTEKAPMTTLDENVNRVPRQQHKTDDNMDHLGKIDRIERLSPMNAQMQDADGGRPVQVVLAHPDHTFELDEDALSEILLHDDVKDRSVVVVSVAGAFRKGKSFLLDFFLRYMDNKYTLHSDTDTWLGAEDEPLSGFSWRGGSERDTTGILMWSKVYPTTLANGEKIAVILMDTQGAFDSQSTVRDCATVFALSTMLSSVQIYNLSQNIQEDDLQHLQLFTEYGRLALESSDSTPFQRLQFLVRDWVYPYEADYGANGGKKLLDKRLEISDRQHPELQSLRKHIKSCFSDISCFLMPHPGLEIATNPKFDGRLSEIQTEFKKQLKVLIPMILAPENLVTKKINGQVVKAKDLLEYFKSYINLYKGDELPEPKSMLVATAEANNLTAVAEAKDLYLQMMDNVCGGTKPFLATAHLESEHQHCVDSALRQFQNKRKMGGEEFSQIYMEKLIKDMDESFSQFKAHNESKNIFKAARTPAVFFAIAVTMYVLSGIFGLVGLYTLANICNLIMGIGLLTLVLWAYIRYSGEFREIGTQIDDLASTIWENCTNEKRYLKKLSANRRKYRKVHEATLPTIRGEVRICSGGAGC, encoded by the exons ATGGCCGAGAGAAAATTCATAACGCCGAGACGGAAGCGGATCGTCGACCCTTCTGGGTCAAGGCCGTCAGAAAGGTCGAATGTACCGAAGGAACCGGCGAGACCACCGAGAATGAGGACGCAGCAGACCGCATATGTGACACCGGCTCACAATTCTGCTTTCGGAAATGGCACGCAACGTAGCGTGTTGTGTGTGGAAGCACAGCAGAAGCCGA CCGAGAAGGCCCCGATGACGACCCTCGACGAGAACGTGAATCGTGTACCACGACAACAGCACAAGACAGACGACAATATGG ATCATCTAGGAAAGATCGATCGGATAGAAAGGCTGTCACCGATGAATGCACAGATGCAAGACGCGGATGGTGGACGGCCTGTCCAAGTGGTACTTGCCCATCCAGATCATACCTTCGAATTAGATGAAGATGCATTGTCAGAAATTCTCCTACATGATGACGTGAAAGATAGAAGTGTGGTTGTAGTATCTGTTGCAGGTGCTTTTAGAAAAGGCAAAAGTTTCCTTCTTGATTTCTTTCTTCGTTACATGGACAACAAG TACACGCTACACAGTGATACCGATACCTGGTTGGGCGCCGAGGACGAACCACTAAGTGGTTTTTCATGGAGGGGTGGTTCTGAAAGAGATACCACAGGAATTTTGATGTGGTCGAAAGTTTACCCCACTACGTTGGCGAACGGTGAAAAAATCGCTGTGATTCTTATGGACACTCAAGGCGCTTTCGACAGTCAGTCAACTGTGCGGGACTGCGCGACAGTGTTCGCGTTAAGCACGATGCTGTCCTCTGtacaaatatacaatttatcgCAAAACATTCAGGAGGATGATTTACAGCATCTACAGTTGTTCACTGAATACGGTAGATTGGCATTGGAAAGTTCCGACAGCACGCCCTTCCAGAGGCTGCAGTTCTTGGTTAGAGACTGGGTTTATCCGTACGAGGCCGATTACGGCGCGAACGGTGGGAAGAAACTACTCGACAAGAGATTGGAAATTTCTGATAGGCAACATCCTGAATTGCAAAGCTTGCGAAAACACATTAAGTCTTGTTTTTCGGACATTTCGTGTTTCCTCATGCCGCATCCCGGTCTCGAGATCGCGACGAATCCGAAATTTGATGGTAGATTATCTGAGATACAGACCGAATTCAAGAAACAATTAAAAGTGCTCATACCGATGATACTGGCGCCCGAAAATTTGGTGACCAAGAAAATCAACGGCCAAGTCGTGAAAGCGAAAGATCTGTTGGAATATTTCAAGAGTTACATCAATCTTTACAAGGGGGATGAACTTCCTGAACCAAAAAGCATGCTTGTG GCCACGGCGGAAGCTAACAACTTAACTGCTGTAGCAGAAGCTAAGGATTTGTACCTTCAGATGATGGACAACGTGTGCGGTGGAACGAAACCGTTTTTAGCGACTGCTCACTTAGAATCTGAACATCAACACTGCGTGGATTCAGCTCTTCGTCAATTTCAAAACAAACGAAAGATGGGCGGAGAAGAATTCAGTCAAATATAtatggaaaaattaattaag GACATGGATGAATCTTTCTCGCAATTTAAGGCGCACAatgaaagcaaaaatatttttaaagcagCGCGAACGCCAGCAGTGTTTTTCGCAATTGCCGTTACCATGTACGTTTTATCTGGAATATTTGGTCTTGTTGGTCTGTACACGTTAGCGAATATATGTAATCTCATCATGGGTATTGGTTTGCTCACGCTCGTCTTATGGGCATATATAAG GTATAGTGGAGAATTCAGAGAAATTGGAACGCAAATAGATGACTTAGCTAGTACAATATGGGAAAAT TGTACTAATGAAAAACGATATTTGAAAAAG CTGAGTGCTAACAGGAGAAAATATCGAAAAG TTCATGAAGCCACTCTACCAACAATTCGTGGAGAAGTCCGTATCTGTAGCGGTGGCGCAGGCTGCTGA